In the Alistipes provencensis genome, CGATGATGACGGCCGGGCGTATATGTATTTCGACCGCTTCAACGACGGGCTGAATATTTGGGTCGTCGAGATGGAGGACGACTATGTGACGATGAAAAAGGAGACGATGCGGCCGTGTATTCATGTTTCACAGCCTTGGGAGGAGGTGTGGCCCCGCGTGAACGAGGGGTGTTTCGTGATTAAAAGGAACGGAACCTACTATATGGTCTATTCGGCCAACAGCTATGAAAGCCCGTCCTATGGGATTGGCTGTGCGACGGCCGGTTCGCCGCTGGGACCTTGGACGAAATACGGCCATAATCCGTTGTTGCAGAATCCCGGCGAGTTGGTCGGTGTGGGGCACAGTGCGCTGTTTTGCGATGAGGAAGGCCGGCTGAAGATCGTCTTCCATGCCCACAAAAGCCGGGAAGCGATCCATCCCCGTGAGATGTATATCTCCGACGTGCGGTTCCGGGACGGGCAGGAGTGCCGCCTGATGGAGATCGATCCCGAATACACGACTCCGGTGATTGCGGAGTAGCCGGGTTGCAGGATCGAGAAAGGAATTGCCGGCGCTGCGCTCATGGTGCCCGAAATTGACTCGCTTCGTGGCGGCTGGGATTGACTCGCTTCACTCCGCGTTCTTTGGGAATTGACTTCGCTGCGCTCGTCTTTCCCCTGCCTGCCGGCGGCATCCCTGCAAGACGGAGAATGCAAAAGAAAGCCGCTGTTCGGCGGCTGACTTTTCGTTTTCAGAACGATTTCGAATAAATTCGATTCGTCCTGAAAAACAAAAAGGGCTGTAACCGAGTTACAGCCCTTTTCTTTTGCATTTTCCGTTTTGCGGAAAGAAGGGGATTCGAACCCCTGAAACCCTTTAGGGGTTTACTCGCTTTCCAGGCGGGCCAGTTCAACCACTCCTGCATCTTTCCGAAAGGTGCCCCAAAAGTACGCAATATTTCCTGATTCTGCAAATGACAGCCCCAATTTTCTGCGGGAAGCCCTTTGCAGAATCTCTTATGCATCGGAACGGGTGGAGCGGCGGCGGGACTTCTAAGGCCGTTCAATGCGGATCTTCCGGACCGGTTTTTCCTCTTCAGCCTCTTTGTGCAGGACTGCGAGCACCTCGGCGGCGATTTCGGGAAGTGTCCATACGGCGTTCGGCCGACGGGCGTAGAGACGGTCGCAGGCGGTTTTGATCGGTTCGAGCAGTGCTGTCGTCACCACGATATGCGGAGGGAGCTTCATCCCCGAGAGATCGTATTTCTCCTCCTTGAGGTAGTTGAGAAAGGTGTCGTAGGTCGCTCCGAGGTATTTGCCGTATGCCTTGTAAATCCGTTTGTAGTTGCGGTTGGAATTTCCGTCTTCGTAATAGAAGGTTTTGAGCGACCGTGCGACGGCAACGCGCAGTTTCAGGTGGTTGGGATCGTACATGATGATCGAATTTTTGGGTTGTTAAACTTCGGCCGGCAAAAACTACCATGTATGTACGAAGGGGGCGACAGCGACTATGGATCGATTAAGATCGTAACGGCACGGTCGGAACTCCCGCCGGATAC is a window encoding:
- a CDS encoding glycoside hydrolase family 43 protein; its protein translation is MSGPADGSRKVPLADPFILLYDGVYYAYGTGAVNGIEVWTSRDLMSWKRAQGGAREGLALHRSDVWGEKWFWAPEVYRLNGRFYMYFSAEEHICVAVSDSPLGPFVQQEKKPMIADEKCIDNTLFIDDDGRAYMYFDRFNDGLNIWVVEMEDDYVTMKKETMRPCIHVSQPWEEVWPRVNEGCFVIKRNGTYYMVYSANSYESPSYGIGCATAGSPLGPWTKYGHNPLLQNPGELVGVGHSALFCDEEGRLKIVFHAHKSREAIHPREMYISDVRFRDGQECRLMEIDPEYTTPVIAE